A genomic stretch from Onychostoma macrolepis isolate SWU-2019 chromosome 02, ASM1243209v1, whole genome shotgun sequence includes:
- the lamc2 gene encoding laminin subunit gamma-2 produces the protein MRAQGSAVSLIALRTNGPTVSLISTRQYKTENAALKLVSCMWKMKISWIFLCAVCIWSPVHGTVRSSSTCACHGKARYCREDHLGLYCLNCQGNTEGRHCENCKEGYYHQRAGDNCVPCNCNTAGSQGPGCNNEGQCSCKQGVYGDKCDRCRDDSPVTANGCEPLRLICRSRNNGRLTYNTEECLPCFCNGHSSVCSSAEGFSIHNITSTFENEPEGWRAATAQGVNPSQVQFRWSPTHKDLEVISKEILPVYLFAPASYLGNQALSYGQTLSFSLRLDRGVRRPSIADVVLEGAGLKVSASLGDLRTVVPCGKKVTYTFKLDEQSGSKWRPQLSSKEFQTLLSNLTAIKIRGTFGENGRGYLDDVSLVSAKLGPGTPATWVEKCRCPAGYDGLFCERCATGYRRRFPGQGSQSPCDPCSCQGGTCDPETGGCYSADEIPNLQMCPKGYYVNRQQSNSCQKCPCPEGEACYVIPGTQEVMCARCPRGTTGSRCEICDDGFYGDPLGEYGPPKQCQLCQCYGHMDQNAVGNCDRRTGECRKCLDHSTGPKCENCEDGYYHNYPTEPCQACNCNRLGSVSNSCNDKGQCKCKEGHDGLKCDKSTCPSCFNPVKNKIEVYARQLQEMEDLFKGIGGDDAPVNDAQLERTIRAAEVMVQNLEFRANELTNTEKQLQDKLASISRSQLREDRKMEALLTTVDGIRNKDQQYRTEVSEIRKLISEIRLKLQQAKRDIQQAEFPSGDAVPGADTLSDLVERAADLAEQHQGEAVTVETIAATSLAESEKALDLIRGVISRENNVKDELRNLKKQYEADVTKVLDMDRKAVQITDAAGKESGVAQNTLKQLSDLEKKLPKPLKKDIAGVVSKFDGLKGMVEGNLSQYQDFQQNMLNEQKETADLLNKAKSFQQVQDKLLARANAAEAVKNKSLEIFANNKDSLDKTLETLKGFDDQISGNKDLADAAIRKLPAINATIQKAIVDNMKTQDILDAMSTHYRDAQDTIDTLTSTATKLEGMSAALPPSLDILEAATKLKKDVDGLKKGASVTRDKLNEEKNKAKAQITQAKNAVTESTGALQNAKNARDAVSDTLKTITDIMSSLGTSGEIDDTRLAELEDTVAKSRSRVEKELRPRLRELEEKEAQQRATIAGMINDIDTILADIANLEEIRKSIPNGCYNIPPIERA, from the exons ATGCGCGCGCAGGGATCAGCTGTCAGTCTCATCGCGCTGAGGACTAACGGACCGACGGTATCCTTAATATCCACCAGACAATATAAAACAGAGAACGCGGCACTGAAACTTGTTTCTTGCATGTGGAAAATGAAGATCAGTTGGATCTTTCTTTGCGCAGTTTGCATCTGGTCTCCAGTTCACGGAACAGTCCGAT CCTCCTCTACCTGTGCATGTCATGGTAAGGCACGGTACTGCAGAGAAGATCACCTGGGACTCTACTGTTTAAACTGCCAGGGAAACACTGAAGGGCGGCACTGTGAAAACTGTAAGGAAGGATACTACCACCAGAGGGCAGGAGACAACTGTGTGCCATGCAACTGCAACACTGCAG GTTCTCAAGGACCAGGGTGCAACAATGAGGGACAGTGTAGCTGTAAACAAGGAGTTTATGGAGACAAATGTGACCGCTGTCGTGATGACTCTCCAGTCACTGCCAATGGATGTGAACCTTTGAG GCTAATCTGTCGGTCACGTAACAACGGCCGTCTCACGTATAATACAGAGGAGTGCCTGCCCTGCTTTTGCAATGGCCATTCAAGTGTGTGCTCCTCAGCTGAGGGATTTTCCATTCACAACATCACTTCAACTTTTGAAAATG AACCTGAGGGCTGGCGAGCTGCCACTGCTCAAGGCGTGAACCCTTCTCAAGTGCAATTCAGGTGGTCTCCAACTCACAAAGACCTTGAGGTTATCTCTAAGGAGATCCTTCCTGTTTATCTGTTTGCTCCAG catcctACCTGGGGAATCAGGCATTGAGCTACGGTCAGACGCTCAGCTTCTCTCTGCGTCTGGACAGAGGTGTCCGTCGTCCTTCCATCGCTGATGTTGTCCTAGAAGGAGCAGGTCTTAAGGTGTCTGCTTCGCTAGGAGACTTGAGGACTGTGGTTCCCTGTGGCAAGAAAGTCACCTACACATTCAA ACTGGACGAACAGTCTGGCAGCAAATGGAGACCTCAGCTCTCATCCAAAGAATTTCAAACACTTCTGAGCAACCTTACAGCCATTAAAATCAGAGGAACATTCGGTGAAAATG GACGTGGCTATCTGGATGATGTGTCTCTGGTGTCAGCTAAACTGGGTCCCGGCACCCCTGCCACCTGGGTAGAAAAGTGCAGATGTCCTGCTGGTTATGATGGACTGTTTTGTGAACGCTGTGCCACTGGATACAGGAGACGTTTCCCTGGCCAAGGCTCCCAAAGCCCTTGTGATCCCTGCTCCTGTCAGGGTGGAACATGTGATCCAGAAACAG GAGGCTGTTACTCAGCTGATGAGATACCAAATCTGCAGATGTGCCCTAAAGGTTATTATGTAAACCGCCAACAGTCCAACTCCTGCCAGAAGTGTCCTTGTCCCGAGGGAGAGGCTTGCTATGTTATTCCAGGAACTCAGGAGGTGATGTGTGCGCGTTGTCCCCGGGGGACTACAG gcTCTCGTTGTGAAATCTGTGATGACGGTTTTTATGGAGATCCTCTGGGAGAGTATGGCCCTCCCAAACAGTGCCAGCTTTGCCAATGTTATGGCCATATGGACCAGAACGCTGTCGGCAACTGTGACCGCCGGACAGGGGAGTGTCGGAAGTGCTTGGATCACAGCACCGGCCCCAAGTGTGAGAACTGTGAAGATGGATACTACCACAATTACCCCACAGAGCCATGTCAGG CTTGTAACTGCAACCGACTGGGTTCTGTGTCAAATTCATGCAATGATAAAGGACAGTGCAAGTGTAAGGAAGGTCACGATGGACTCAAGTGTGACAAATCAACATGTCCTTCCTGCTTTAACCCAGTCAAGAACAAG attgAGGTTTATGCAAGACAGCTGCAAGAAATGGAGGATTTATTTAAAGGAATTGGAGGTGATGATGCTCCAGTCAACGATGCTCAATTGGAACGGACTATTAGGGCCGCAGAGGTCATGGTGCAAAACCTGGAATTTAGAGCAAATGAACTCACAA ATACGGAGAAACAGCTTCAAGATAAACTGGCGAGCATTAGCCGATCCCAGCTGAGAGAGGACAGAAAAATGGAGGCTTTGTTGACAACAGTGGATGGGATCAGAAACAAGGATCAGCAGTACAGAACAGAAGTTTCAGAAATCCGGAAACTCATCAGTGAGATCAGGTTAAAACTGCAACAGGCCAAACGGGACATCCAACAGGCT GAGTTTCCCTCAGGTGATGCTGTGCCAGGTGCTGACACCTTGTCTGATTTGGTTGAGAGAGCTGCTGATCTTGCTGAGCA GCACCAAGGTGAGGCAGTGACAGTGGAGACCATTGCAGCCACTTCTCTAGCAGAATCTGAGAAAGCCCTAGACCTCATCCGTGGTGTCATCAGCCGAGAAAATAATGTCAAAGATGAGCTCAGGAACCTCAAAAAACA GTATGAAGCAGATGTAACTAAAGTGCTTGACATGGATAGGAAGGCTGTTCAAATTACTGATGCAGCAGGAAAGGAGAGTGGAGTGGCTCAGAACACTCTCAAACAGTTATCTGACCTGGAGAAGAAACTTCCAAAGCCCCTGAAG AAGGACATTGCTGGTGTGGTTTCCAAGTTCGATGGTCTGAAGGGTATGGTAGAGGGGAATTTATCACAGTATCAGGACTTTCAGCAGAATATGCTCAATGAGCAGAAAGAGACAGCTGATCTGTTAAACAAGGCCAAGAGTTTCCAACAG gTTCAAGACAAACTTCTTGCCAGGGCAAATGCAGCTGAAgcagttaaaaataaatctttggAAATCTTTGCCAACAACAAGGATAGTCTGGATAAGACACTAGAGACGCTCAAAG GATTTGATGACCAGATCAGTGGGAATAAGGATCTGGCAGATGCCGCTATTAGAAAACTTCCTGCCATCAATGCCACCATCCAGAAGGCCATAGTTGACAACATGAAGACTCAGGACATTCTGGATGCAATGTCTACTCACTACAGAGATGCTCAGGATACTATCGACACTCTTACAAGCACTGCAACCAAACTGGAG GGAATGTCAGCTGCTCTTCCGCCCTCTTTGGATATTTTGGAAGCTGCCACTAAATTGAAAAAGGATGTGGATGGACTGAAGAAAGGGGCTTCTGTAACTAGAGACAAACTGAATGAAGAGAAAAACAAGGCAAAAGCACAGATAACCCAAGCAAAAAAT GCTGTCACGGAATCCACTGGGGCACTTCAAAATGCAAAGAATGCTAGGGATGCTGTTAGTGATACTTTAAAGACAATCACTGATATTATGAGCTCACTAG GAACTTCTGGGGAAATTGACGACACACGACTGGCTGAGCTAGAGGACACCGTCGCGAAAAGCCGCAGCCGCGTGGAGAAGGAGCTGAGGCCCAGACTCAGGGAGCTGGAGGAGAAGGAAGCCCAGCAGAGAGCCACCATTGCAGGCATGATCAATGACATTGACACCATCCTGGCTGACATTGCCAACTTAGAGGAGATCCGTAAAAGCATTCCCAATGGCTGTTACAACATACCACCTATTGAAAGGGCGTAA
- the nmnat2 gene encoding nicotinamide/nicotinic acid mononucleotide adenylyltransferase 2, whose translation MTETTKTHVILLSCGSFNPITKGHIHMFEKAREYLHKTGRFIVIGGIISPVHDSYGKPGLVSSRHRLTMCQLAVQSSDWIRVDPWESYQDTWQTTCSVLEHHRDLMKRVTGCILSNVNTPSTTPVIGQPQNETSTIYQNTANKSVAIKLWGKMSESLGKICCVRPHMERFTFVDENANLGTAMRYEEIELRILLLCGSDLLESFCIPGLWNESDMEVIVGDFGIVVVPRDGADTERIMNHSSVLRKHKDNIIVVKDEIDHPMSVVSSTKSRLALQHGDGHVVDYLSQPVIDYILQSQLYINASG comes from the exons ATGACGGAGACCACTAAAACGCATGTCATTTTGCTGTCATGTGGAAGTTTCAACCCCATCACGAAGGGACACATTCATATGTTCG AAAAAGCCAGAGAGTACCTACACAAGACTGGACGATTCATTGTGATTGGGGGTATCATCTCACCAGTACATGATTCCTATGGCAAACCG GGCCTTGTCTCAAGCAGACATCGTCTCACCATGTGTCAGCTAGCAGTTCAGTCTTCTGATTGGATCAG AGTGGATCCTTGGGAGTCCTACCAGGACACCTGGCAGACCACTTGCAGCGTTTTGGAGCATCACCGAGACCTAATGAAG AGAGTCACAGGGTGCATTCTGTCCAACGTGAACACACCTTCCACAACCCCTGTGATTGGCCAGCCCCAAAACGAAACTTCTACTATTTACCAAAACACAGCTAACAAGTCTGTGGCTA TTAAGCTTTGGGGAAAGATGAGCGAAAGCCTGGGCAAAATTTGCTGTGTTCGCCCACACATGGAGCGTTTTACCTTTGTTG ACGAAAATGCCAACCTTGGTACTGCAATGCGCTACGAGGAAATTG AGTTGCGTATCCTGCTCCTTTGTGGCAGCGATCTCCTGGAATCTTTCTGCATTCCTGGCTTGTGGAACGAAAGTGAT ATGGAAGTGATTGTGGGGGATTTTGGGATAGTGGTGGTTCCTCGGGATGGCGCTGACACAGAAAGGATAATGAACCATTCATCTGTGCTTCGAAAACATAAG GACAATATAATCGTGGTAAAGGATGAAATCGACCACCCAATGTCAGTCGTCAGTTCCACCAAGAGCAG ACTGGCTCTTCAGCACGGCGACGGTCACGTGGTGGATTACCTGAGCCAGCCTGTCATCGACTACATCCTGCAAAGTCAGCTCTACATCAATGCTTCTGGATAG